The following proteins are co-located in the Tetrapisispora phaffii CBS 4417 chromosome 4, complete genome genome:
- the LSM5 gene encoding RNA-binding protein LSM5 (similar to Saccharomyces cerevisiae LSM5 (YER146W); ancestral locus Anc_8.192), producing the protein MSGVEVLLPLEIIDKTINQNVWIILQSNREFTGTLIGFDDFVNVIIEDAVEYITRNNDDDDIVMKHHGRMLLSGNNIAMLVPGGKR; encoded by the coding sequence ATGAGCGGTGTCGAAGTTTTACTACCTTTGGAGATTATTGATAAGACAATTAACCAGAATGTCTGGATCATATTACAGTCAAATAGAGAATTTACTGGAACTTTGATAGGGTTCGATGATTTCGtcaatgttattattgAGGATGCAGTTGAATACATTACTAGGAATAACGATGACGACGATATAGTGATGAAACACCATGGAAGAATGCTGTTGAGTGGTAACAATATCGCAATGCT
- the FMP16 gene encoding Fmp16p (similar to Saccharomyces cerevisiae YDR070C; ancestral locus Anc_8.189), whose protein sequence is MRRALVRLPIGCLQVSKWQVLYGARRVPVQMFSTSKESSFDDRDLHQKMHQSKDEKKEMKVFHKNQKTLEKMESKKKRCHVGEKKPDMETLKKFGEDARVAQNRPDDGVY, encoded by the coding sequence ATGAGAAGAGCTTTGGTTAGATTACCTATTGGATGTTTACAAGTCAGCAAATGGCAGGTGTTGTACGGGGCCAGACGTGTTCCAGTTCAGATGTTTAGCACGTCTAAAGAGTCTAGTTTTGACGACAGAGACCTGCACCAAAAGATGCATCAGTCCAAGGATGAGAAGAAAGAGATGAAGGTGTTTCACAAGAATCAAAAGACCCTCGAGAAAATGGAGAGCAAGAAGAAGCGCTGCCACGTTGGTGAGAAGAAACCAGATATGGAAACGTTGAAGAAGTTTGGTGAGGACGCAAGGGTGGCACAGAATAGGCCAGATGATGGTGTGTATTAA